A region from the Anomaloglossus baeobatrachus isolate aAnoBae1 chromosome 11, aAnoBae1.hap1, whole genome shotgun sequence genome encodes:
- the LOC142256368 gene encoding phospholipase A2 inhibitor and Ly6/PLAUR domain-containing protein-like has product MKYFLVFLAFAIGEIIIGEALKCQQCKAIRQTDCQGESVECENENDVCTKAIEYNTVDGDKTPTVMRGCTNFTIVCGVPYSVNAERFTLLIFNDCCKTDNCNSGPIEPPPPNNTQNGLYCKSCFKEDSYTCDSYEPIACKCNQGDCIEFSGDASRPGEEEKKYAFAGCATKGACIVGLKGLIGTQVANANTLSCPKENIVKVGE; this is encoded by the exons ATGAAGTACTTCCTTGTCTTTCTGGCTTTTGCCATTGGTGAGATCATCATAG GTGAGGCCCTGAAATGTCAACAATGTAAAGCGATCCGTCAAACAGACTGCCAAGGAGAATCCGTTGagtgtgaaaatgaaaatgatgtTTGTACAAAGGCGATTGAGTACAACACTGTTG ATGGTGATAAGACACCCACTGTCATGAGAGGATGTACAAATTTCACAATTGTCTGTGGTGTTCCTTACTCTGTGAATGCCGAACGATTCACTCTGCTGATTTTCAACGACTGCTGTAAGACTGATAACTGTAACTCAGGTCCAATTGAAC cgCCACCTCCGAATAACACCCAAAATGGACTCTATTGCAAGTCATGTTTCAAGGAGGACAGCTACACTTGCGACTCCTACGAACCTATTGCCTGCAAATGTAATCAGGGAGATTGCATTGAGTTCAGCGGAGATGCCTCCCGTCCAG GTGAGGAGGAGAAGAAGTACGCTTTCGCCGGCTGCGCCACAAAAGGAGCCTGTATAGTTGGACTTAAAGGTCTAATTGGGACCCAAGTGGCAAATGCTAATACTCTGTCTTGCCCTAAGGAAAACATTGTAAAAGTAGGAGAATAA